The following is a genomic window from Rana temporaria chromosome 7, aRanTem1.1, whole genome shotgun sequence.
ggagtggaggccagtggagggattggcagagaggggtggaggacagtgATGGGAGgcaagtggagggattggcagaggggagggtggaggacactgagtggttggtaaggtggatgagcctggtaGCAGCAGTCGGGATGGACTGATTGGAGGACGGTCTTTGTAGAGGTCAGCCAATGCGGGAGTTGCAATAGTTGAGGAAGGGATCACGAGGAAGTGGATTAGAAGTCTTGTGGTGGAGTTGGGTAAGAAATGTTACGGGGATGAAGGTTTGGTTGTGGAGTCAGAAAGGGAGGTCAGAGTCCAGGGTCATGCCCACCACCTTggcatggggggaggggctggTCTTTGGTGATAGCAGGACATGTTGCACCTCCATCATATCTGTGATTCTTCTCTCCGCAGTTCTCCTTCTTCATGACGGAGGCCATCATGGTTTTCTCACCGGACTCCCTGCTGCGCTCCCTGTCACGGAAGGCCCGCACGCGGGCTCACTGGGTGCTGCAGCTCCTGGCGGTGCTCTGCGCCCTGCTGGGCCTGGGTATAATCTACACCAACAAAGTATACCAGGAGAAGCCTCACTTTTCCACCTGGCACGGGTTGGTGGGCCTGCTGaccattctgtgtactgtggtccAGAATCTGGGCGGGGTGACCCTACTCTACCCTAAACTGGTGCAGCGCTGGACATTGGCCACCCGGAAGCTCTACCACGCCACGTCCGGCCTCCTGGGCTACCTGCTGGCGTGCGGCAGCCTCATGCTGGGAATGTGCTCCTTGTGGTTCACTGCCAATGTCACCGGGGTGGCCTGGTACCTGTGCGCCCTCTCTCCGCTTCTCACCGGCCTGGTCGTCATGAGCCAAGTGAGTAACGCCTACCTCTACCGCAAAAAGAGCCAATCctgagggagaggaggagtcgcacCACGTCTGATCCCGCAGAAGGAGATGTCGCTGCCACCTCTGATACTTCGGGCGCAAATCTGCTATTCCATCATCGCCAGCGCAAGGGGAGGAGTCAGAGGTCTGCTGGAGTCTTCTGGCAATTGGCACCGTCCATCTCTACCCCAACATGGCGCATCTTCCGAAATCTCCAGAAAGGGGCCGCCGCTCCCAAATCCATGGTTTGCCCACATCTGTAGGCACCAGTGCCAGCTAAATGGAGCTTCAACCCCCCACCATGCCAAAGGCAAAGAGACCGGCCACGCTCTAATAATGTCCAGATAGATCAAACTTTATTGTTCTGGACGTTGAATACAGAAGGTACACCTAGACCTCCGCCGTGTCTTGCCCACACAGGGCTCTTTAGGTCAAGCACACTAGATTAAGGAGGGTCCAGGCAGACCTTCTGTATTTATTTTCCAGAACAATAAAGTTTTATCCATTTCACCTGCAGGCTTGTATAAAACTTTATTGTCCTGGACATTAAATACAGAAGGTCTGGACTACCCATATATCACTCGTGTTTTACCCAAACGGGTCTCTTGGGGTGAAACTTGCCGGGAGGGGCCCGGCTGACTTCTGTATTCATTTTCCCGAACAATAAAGATTTATCCATGCTGATGTCCTCTTAGAGcagggatattcaattagcggacctccagctgttgcagaactacaagtcccatgaggcacagcaagactctgacagccacaagcatgacacccagagacagaggcatgatgggacttgtagttttgcaacagctggaggtccgctaattgcatatccctgtcttaGAGGATGGATAAAACTTTATTGTTCTGGAAGTCGAATACAGAAGGTCTACCCATACCCTCTTCACTCGTTTCACCCAAACAGGGCTCTTCAGGTGAAACATGTCAGAGTCTGGAGAGTCTCAGCCGACTTTTGTTTTCAAAGTTTAATTCATGCTGATGTCGTCTAAAGTGCATGAATAAAACTTTATTGTTCTGGACATTGAATACCGAAGGTCTATCTGGACCTTCCTCACTTATGTTTGACCCTATATGGCAGTGAGtttgaaccttggcaccccagatgttttgggacTACATTCCCCATGGtgttcatgcactctgcagtgtagttgagcatcatgggaaatgtagttcaaaaagATCTGGAGTTCcatggttcaccatcactgccataAGGGCTCTTCAGGTGAAACGCATCAGTCAGGAGGGTCTGGGAGGACATTCTCTATTCAGTGTCGGgaacaataaagttttttttttttatccatgctGATATCATCTGAGCGCATGAATAAAACTTTATTGTTCTGGACATTGAATACAGACGGTCCGTAATTCACCCAAACAGGGCTCTTCAGGTGAAATGAGTCAGTCAGGAGGGTCTCCACTCTCCGCACGCTTCTGTATTCATTTTACAgaacaataaagtttttttttttttttttttagttcatgtgTTGTCATCTGAGTGCATGGATACAACTTTATTGTTTTGAACAATACATACAGAAGGTCTATGCAGACCCCTCCTCACTTACACTTCACCCAAACATGGTTCTCAAGGCGAAACGCGCTATAGTAATGAGGGAGCAGGCATTGTCGGGAACAATAAAGTTTTATCCATGCTGATATCATCTAAATGCGCGGATAAAACTTTATTGTTCTGGATATTGAATTCAGATGGTCTGGTCTATTCAGAAACCTTCACACTCATAATTCACCCAAACAGGGCTCTTCAGGTGAAATGAGTCAGTAGACTGCATTGTCATCTGAGTGCATGGATACAACTTTATTGTTTTGGACAATACATATAGACCCCGCCTCACACTTCACCCAAACACGGTTCTCCAGGCAAAACGCACTTTAGTAATGAGTGAGCAGGCAGACCTTCTGTTTATTCATTTTCCAGAACAATAAAGTTTTATCCTTGCTGATGTCATCTGAGTGCATGCATAAAACTTTATTGTTCttgacattaaaaataaaaggtcTATCTTGAACCTCTTCACCTGTGTTTTACCCTGCAAGGGCTCttggggtgaaaaaaaaattcctggatGTTGAATACAGAAGGATGATCCAGACCCTCCTCACTCATGTCTCACCCCAAAATGGCTCTTCAGGTGAAACGCATCAAAGACAGGATGGTCTGGGCAGACCTTTTCTATTAATTCTCCAGAACAATAAAGTTTTATCCATGCTGATGTCATTTGAGTGCATGCATAAAACTTTATTGTTCTTGACATTGAATATAGAAGGTCTATCCAGACCCTCTTCACTTATGTTTTACCCTACAAGGGCTCTTGAGGTGAAACGAGTCAGCAAGGGTTTGGCAGACATCTGTATTCATTTTTCTTGTACAATAAAGTTTTATTCATGCTGATGTTTTCTTAGTGCATGGATAAAGCCTTATTGTTCTGGAAGTTGAATACAGAGGGGTCTACCCATAAATACCCTCTTCACTTGCGTTACACCCAAACAGGGCTCTTCGGGTGAAATGTGTCATGGGGGGTTCGGCAGACATTTGTGTTAATTTTCTTTAACAATAAAGTTTTATACATGCTGATGTCATCTGAGTGCATGCATAAAACTTTATTGTTCttgacattaaaaataaaaggtcTATCTTGAACCTCTTCACTTATGTTTTACCTTTAAAAGGACTCTTGAGGTGAAACGTGTCAGCGCCAGGAGGGATCCGGCTGACTTCTGTATTCATTTTCCATAACAATAAAGATTTATACATGCTGATGTC
Proteins encoded in this region:
- the LOC120944942 gene encoding cytochrome b561 domain-containing protein 2, translating into MAQTVESDTRVHRTLRVISAASAHLTTFAFTIFMIYVSKPGSTLFSWHPFLMTLAFSFFMTEAIMVFSPDSLLRSLSRKARTRAHWVLQLLAVLCALLGLGIIYTNKVYQEKPHFSTWHGLVGLLTILCTVVQNLGGVTLLYPKLVQRWTLATRKLYHATSGLLGYLLACGSLMLGMCSLWFTANVTGVAWYLCALSPLLTGLVVMSQVSNAYLYRKKSQS